The genomic interval CCGGGGAGGCTTGAGGCTGGTTTAAGACAACTTTCTTCATGCACTGGATTGGGACAGGGACACCTGGGGTGGCATCCATGAAGCTGCAACTCCCCAGAGAGGGTCGCCTTCATCATTCCCATGACAGCCCCATGCCTGGGAACACCCAGACCACAGAGACCTGCTGAAACAGGTACCATCACCTGAGAATCCTCATGAACCCAAAGGCTCCAGGGATGGGGGTTAAGGTGCCACTCCCAGGGTCTGCGGGGCAGTTGGGGATGGAAGATGCATCTCACAGTGCAGGGCAGATGGCCTGCCAGTGTGACATGCATTGTGAGTTGagatgggagcagggagggctcccagcactgccttgAAATACTGGAGGCATCAGATGTGAATTCAGCAACTGTTGACCTGATTTCAATTAAATATTAGCCTGCTTAGCCAAATtattgaaaggagaaaaaaacccaacaactcaTCAGTGCTGCCATGCCCATGTCAGCAGGCAAGGTGGGTGTTTTTACTTGTTGAGTCTTTGTCTCATAACATCAGagtttatgaaaattaaatggatttttattgCCACTTTGGGGTTGTCATCTGTGAACAGTCATGTGGAGCCATCCCAGCAGAACGGAGGCTGGCACAAGGGGAACCTCTGTGCGGTTGTGTCCTCTTGGTGTGGTCTTCTCCATTGTGTTCcccacctctctgctgcctgtttAATGCAGTAGGGCCAGGCAGGCACCTGAGCCACTGCGGCTTGTCCCCAAATcgatattttaatttattagtaGGGTTAACTTGCCAATAAATGAGGCTGCCAGGGCATTTAGggagcagcaaggaaaaaaacccacagaagtcATCAATTTTGGAGGTGAGGTTTGTCCTTTCAGATCATGAAACTCCACTGCAGAACCTATTTCAAGAAAAGCTTCCAATTAGGGGAGAAAtgcactgttttttttcccccacaaacCCAGCCAACCTCAATTTCTGCTGTTTGGCTGCTGCCAGGTTGACAGCCAGCATgatgtgtgtgtctgtcccaTTTCATGCTTCTCCCTTAGCTTTGGTTTCCTAATGGTATGTGTTTGGGGCTTGATGCTGCAGTGCCTGAATGCAGACTTCTATCCACTAACGGGATGTAATCATGTAAAACCAtgtttctaattatttttatagtctTTTACAccaaaaaatcacaaaacaacccacaaaaaacattttagagCTTGATGTGGCTCACTTCAAGCAGTAGTTTGTGAGTTAAAGGAGTCATCCATTTTTGACAATGTTGCAAAGCTCAGCAGAAGATACAGGGCTGGAGGTCTTCACTTCTTGTGTCAGTCAGCCTGGGTGCTCTTATGGCACTATTGGCCTGGTTTGGGAGGTGACAACATTGAACCATgggtttgggttgaaagggaccttcagagatcatctagtccaaccctcctgcctTGGGaagggacatctttcactagactGGGTTGCTCACAGCCTCGTCTAACCTGACCTTGAACgcttccagtgatggggcattcacaacttctctgggcaacctattccagtgtctcaccaccctcagtgtaaaagatttcttccttatgtccagtCTGTGTCTGCCCTCTTtaagtttaaaaccattgctcCGTCTTTCTTACCAGCCCCCTTTCTACACTAAAAGGCCGCAGTAAGGTCTCTCTGgagccatctcttctccaggctgaacccctGCAGCTTTCCCAGCCTTTCTCCACAGCAGAGGGCTTTCAGCTCTTGGACCAGCTCCATgtccctcccccagccctgctccagcaggtccctgcCTGGCTTGTGCTGGGGGACACCCGAGCTGGGTGCAGCAGGGCAAGTGTCTCATCAAAGCGGAGCAGCGGGAGAgcatcacctcccttgacctgctggccatgctgcttttgatgtGGCCCAGGATGGgactggctttctgggctctgcgcacacattgctggctcatattcagctcttcatccaccaacacccacaagtccttcttggcagggctgctctcaatccctcCATCATCCAGCCTGTATTGCTACTGAGGATTGCGCCAACTCAGGTTTAGGACCCTTGCACTTGGCCTCATTGAACTTCATGGGCTTTGCAGGGGGGCCgttcctccagcctgtccaggtccctctggatggcatcccttccctcaagcAAATCAACCACACTGCTCAGCTTGGTCTCATCTGCAAGTGTGCTGAGAGTGCCCCCAATCCCACCATCTATGTCAtcaatagaaatatttaataagatTGGTCCCAGTACATATCCTTGAGGGACACCATGCATTACTGGTTTCTACTTGGACATGGAGCCATTGACACAGCCATCCAGCCAATACCTGATCCAGCTAACAGTCCACCCATCAAACCCACCTCTCTGCAATTTAGCAGCACAAATGTTGTGTGGGACCATGTCAAACACCATACAGAGATCTAGGTAGATGACGTCCATAGCTCTTCCCTTATTCACCAATGCAGTCACtccattgtagaaggccactACCTTTCTCAGGCACAACTTGCCCTTGGcaaagccatgttggctgtctcTAACCACGTCCCTGCCTTCCATAGGTTTCAGCATGccttccaggaggatctgctccgTGATCTCACCAGGCAGAAGATGCCTCTCTTGAAGGCAGGAATATTAGCAGTAAGGTAGTAGCAATAATATACCTGCAGTGAGTtctgactttttaaataaaattttggaaTTTAAGCCATTTTTGTTAAAACTAGTGCATACCAAATTGATGAAGGTCATCAGCTTCCTGGCTTTGGGATTGAacatgctgcttctctgcaagaCAACCTGAAACCCCAGAGCTCAAAAGCCTTTAGGAGGACACATGAAGATGGGGAAAGGCCAGGGGCTGAGGTCAGCAGTGTCACAAGCAGTGGGGCTGGATTTTGCCAAGGCTTTTTCACCAGGTATGTTGAAATGGTGTGGAGGACACAGAAGAGATGGAGATGCCCGAGAATGAAATTGGTAGGCTGCATATTTCAGAGAGACCAGCAGAATCACCTTGGGGGAAtctggggacagggcagggatAAAAGCAGGCAGAAGGAGAGAGCTACCAGGTAGCTTGGAAACCTTGAGGAGCACTGCTTCCCTGCACCACGTAGGTGCCGTGAGCCCCTTCCCTGGCTCCACAGCAAAGGATAGAGATCGGCAGGAGACACAGGCAGGCTCAAGCTCTGCCTCTGGCTTCTGTGCAGCTTTGCTAATTAATTAGGTGCCTTGAGGAAGTGTCCAGGAAGTTCATGCTTTAGCATGACCCGGCAGCACTGTAGGGCTGTGGCATCTCTTTTGGCTTGGTGCCACTGGCATCTGGGGTGACAGCAACCGTGGGGAGAGAGTCGAAGCCATAGGAGCCAGAGGCTCAGCATCCAGCTGTTTCTTTCACCAGCAATGTTTTGCGTGGTTTCAAAGCAGATTGCAAATCATCACTCATTGCATCCGTGCAAGTGCTGGGAAGCAAACAAAGCTTAATTAGGGCACACAAAAGGCTCAGATCTTCTCCAGATAGGCATTTCTACTCCCTTGATGTACAGCACCCCCAGAGCCGACAGCTTCCATCCCACCACCTTGCTGCCAGAGAGGGACCCATCTGCAGGCCCATGGTGCGATGCTGGTCCCTCGCCAAAGTGAAAGGTGGATGTTTTTCAGCTGGTTGACTTCTTACTCATAATTTTGGGATGTGGATAGCAGCTCTGTGTTCATGCACACATCtccagagctgagcagaggagcaggCACCAGTGCCCATGTGTAAAAGTCAAAGCCTTTCTCTGTACTCATCCCCAGAGCATCATCCTGCCAACTTCCCACTTCTCAGGGTCCCTTGGCATCCACATACCACCTGCCGCAGGGATGTGGCCACTCTGTCCAGCCCCAGCAAGCTTGACATGGGATCACCCCATCCCAAAACCCTGCCCCCATCCCTGTCCTCAGTGCCATACATCCTGGCACAGCATCAGTGAGTGTAGAGCCAGCATGGCATCAGCTCCATCCCTGGTGAACACAGAGCCGGCATGGCATCAACTCCATCCCTACTGGCCCAGGGACCCATGGCTGTCACCTCCCCATATAGGTGACCCCATGGTGGGTACAATAGTAGCCTCTAGCACTGAAGGGACCAGAAAGAGCCAAGCCTGCCATTGTGTTGCCCATGTTTATTTGgtcccagtgctgcagaggtAGCATGTGGCATGGACACAGGTCCACACCatctcccacccccagccagggTCTCCTGGGGGTGtcccctgctccctgaaggGATTCAGTCTGGTCGCCATCACCCCTCCCGCCCGATGGGGGACAGAATGGAGGGGCTCAGCACTAGTCCTCAGCCATGTCGCGTGCCCGGTTGGTGGCTGCTTCCACAGCATTCATGACAGTGGCTCGCAGTGCACCCTTCTCCAGCTGGTGCAGCGCATGGATGGTGGTGCCCCCAGGTGTGCAGACATCTCCTCGCAGCTTTGCCGGGTGCTCCCCCGTCTCCAGCATAATTTTTGCTGCACCCTACAGGAGATCAGGGTGGGTCAAACAAAGGGGACCTCCCAAACACCCTCCTCCTTGCCCAGGGATTGGATGGCAGCATCTTCCCACGGCCCACACCCCTGCAGCAAGGGACAAGGTGCTGAAGCATCTGTCCTACCACCATGCCCTTTGCTGTCTTCTGGTGGCCTTATCTTCGTTTCAAGAGAGAAATGCCACCCAACACCTCCTCCCTCACTCTGTCACCCTGATGCCCAGAGCAGCAACAGTGACAGGATGCCCAAGCCAGGTGGGAGCTGTGGGGTAGTGGGGAGAGGAGTGATGCTAGGTGTCCCTGAATGAcagcactgactcaccagcagCGTCTGAGCTGCGATCCTACTGGCTAAGCCACCTGGCATGCCCATCTTTACTGCTCCTTCAGCCAAGGCTTCGGCAAACAGGTACACCTGGGGAAGAAGAACATCAGGGGTGAGCGTGGCACAAGTGGGGaccccaaaccccagccccACATGGGTGGGATTTCTGCTGGTGTCCCATGTCCTGCTGGTGAGCTGGTGCCCACTGAGTGTGGGTGCTTACGTAGGCCACTCCGCTGCCACTGAGGCCAGTGTGGATGTTGATGTAGGATTCGGGGACCTCCTCACAGAGCCCACAGGATGACAGCAGGCTCTTCAGCAGGGCAGCTTCCCCGTCACCAGCACTGCTACCCCGGGCGAAGACCATTGCCCCTGCCTGTACCACACATGGCAGGTTGGGCATGAGCCGCAGCACCTTGGTCCCAGCAGGGAGAAGCTGGGGAGAGACAGGGATGGGAGAAGGGTGCTAGCTCTGGGGAGCACCCAAGGGTGCCCTGAGACACCAGTGGGTATCACAGCCCCCCATGGGGCTGGCAGAGAAGCATGGTCCATAGGGAAGAACATGGAGATGCAATGTGGGTGGGTAGAGAGCCACAGCAGCATGTCCTTCTCCACAGGCTTGGGTGCaaatgggaggaggaggaagaggaaaaggtggAGGCTCACCCGCTGCAGTGTCTGGAGGGTGACACCAGCTGCCAGCGAGACAATGATGTGGTGGGGTCCCACAGCAGGACGGATCTCCTGCAGGACGCCCGGTAGAATGTGGGGTTTGGTGGCCAGGAAGACCAGGGtgctctcctgcagcacctccaggtTACAGTGAGTGGTCCGGCAGCCTGACTCCTGCGTGAGCAGGGAGAGGTGTCACAGCTTGGCACCCCCCACCTCCATGGACAAGGCACATTCACATGGGGGGACATGGCATGGGGACCCACTCTGGCCGCAAAGCCACCAAGGCTCTGCCTGGATGTCACCCAGACCTGGGAAGGATGAGCCAAAGCCCTGCAAAGGGGTAAAGGGTGCCCCAAAACTGTGACAAGGGGCACCCCAGCATGCCTCACCCTTCCACGGCCACCGAGTGGGGTGACTTGTCACTCCATGGCCCCACTCACCTGCCAGGCATCCAGGTTTTTGTCCGAGGGAGCGCTGGCCAGGACGTtgctggctggcaccttcccttgGGGAACACAGGAACCAGGGTGAGCGGCTGGGGTGGCCCCAGGGTGTTGGGGACACCCCAGCACAAGCCCAGGGAACCTGATACTAGCTGGGATGTGCTCTTCTCCTCCAACCCCTGCACAATCAGCCTAGGGGACACGGCACAAAGAGGGCCAGATTCTGCCAGTCTGGCTGGCATAGGCACCCCATGGGGACAGCTGTGGGCACCCAGTGGGTCAGCATGGGCACCCCACGGGGATGGCTGAGGGCACCCAGTTGTGCCATGGTGCAGCGGCAAGGGAGGTGACCCCAAATGCAGTGGCCATCTCCCAGCTTCTGAGTACGGGCAGGGCCATCCCCACACTACCCTATGGGGCGAGGACAACCAAGGACACCCAGGGAGAGGGGACAGGGCTATGCCCCCACTGTGAGGGCAGGGAACCTCGGGAGGGGGACAAGACAGGGCTGTCCCCATATCCCCACACTGCCCTACGGGGAAGGGACCCCACGGAGGGCAGGGAAGCCGGGGAGAGGAAGGACAgggctgtccccatgtccccacacCGCTCTGTGGGACAGGGCCTCCCGGGCCTCTCCCCTGCCCGTACCTGCCCGCAGCAGCCCCCGGGCCAGGCCACCCGCCATCCGCCCGGCGCCCACGAACCCCACTCGCAGCTCCACCGCCTCCATCGCTCCGGCCACCGCACCGACACGCCCCCCCCCAGGCCCCGCCCACGAACGCCCATTGCCTGCGCTTTGCCCGCCTCTGCTCACCCATTGGCGGCTCTTGGGTATTAGAGGCGGGGCCCGGAAGAGTGGCGGGTGTCTGCGCAGGCGCGGGAGGTGGcctgggggctgtggctggggcGGAGCCGCCGCGGTTTACGCGCGTGGGGGTCCCCAGCCGCCTCCACCGCCCCGGGGCTGGACCATCAGCCGAGCCCCAGGTACCCCTGAGTGTACTGGGGGGGGTCCCCCCGCAATGGGATGGGTAGCCTCAATGGGCGGTCCCCCAGACCTGTCCTTGACCTTGGTGGGGGGCTGGTCCTGGTGTTGGGGTGCTCCCCActcttttctccctgcaggAACCCCCAGTCGtcgtcatcatcatcatcatgccctggagctgctgggctgtgctgctcctctgcacCACTGCCAGGTTTTGTGGGTGGCTGGGCTTTGGCatctgcccagagaagctggggATCCGCCCATCTGTCCCCTCTGAGGTGGCAGCACGTATTGACCAGTTCTAGACTGAAGCCGCTTGCTGGGGGCCATCACCCATGAACTTCTGCCACCATCAGGTGTGGCTGTGGGTCTCCCCCCGGGCTGGGGAAACAGGGGATCCCCAGgacaccccccccaccaccaccctgggcagctgcttttcctggtgTGGGCTGCCTCGTGTTGGCATGGTATGTCTTTGGGGGTTGAAGGCAAAGTTTTGGGGTGGACTCAAGCAGTTCTCCTTGTTTCACACCCAAAACCAACCCCTCTATATGCTcactccagctgtgctgggggcacCCACGGGTGCTGAGTCCTGCTGCCACCAGGTCATGGTGTGGCTCTGCTCATTCTGCGCTGACTTGAGTGAGGAGGAGGTGACCAGGCTGGAGGTTGACCTGTTCAACTGCCAGGCCAGTGACCAGGCTGGAGGTTGACCTGTTCAACTGCTGGGCCAGCACTGAAGGTCACCGGACACACCACTGCATGTCAGATATGGTAaagtgccagggcagggcacctcaaatcctgtttTCTCCAATTCCACCCCAAATTCTGTATTAATCCATTGCAGTtcccgcccccacccccaaaaaaaaaaaaataataaaaaatcctaAACTTTGTAGTTGCAGAGCCTGAGTGGCACCCAGCCacctctgctcagctgctcaTCCTCATTTTGGGGTAAACCCAGCCTTGTTCAGCCCACTTCCGTCGCGGCAGATGGGGGTGTCCACTCCTAACACTCTTCCCACCCTCAGCCTTGCCAGCTTTACTTGCTTCTGAAGGCTTTTCCAGTCTCCCCAGCACCGTGGGATGGAGGCTGAATGCTGAGGGTGAGCCAGCTTCCACCTGGTAGGTGGTGGTGGGCATCACCATGGAGTGATGGTTTGTGGGGTGCTGTGGAGCCGCCCCCTGTCACCACCATTCCAGTACCCCCCAGTATTCgccccaggaggagctgtgggagTGGCTGGCTCAGTGGCCGCAGCCAAGACTGGAGATCCCTGTCCatcacagcctgcagcagccagtgctggatGAAACCCGCGTTGCCAGCTGGTGGCACTAGATGGCCTGGCTTGTGGAGGACATCACCCAGCAGACGGGTAAGGGCCaccagctgggatgctgctaTATATCCTTGTGTCCCACTTTAGGGACTGAAACGTCTTGGCTCTCCCTACAGGGAACGTGAGCAGCTGTGGTGTTGTGAGGCCTGGGAAAGGGCACTGGGTTTTCCTGTCAGACCTCTACCACGTGCAGGGTAGAGCTCAGGACATCCATTCCCAACTAGGTAGGAAGGTGGCAAACCCCATTCCCAGTTCTTTTTGCAGCAGGACACCCTTGAGTGCAGCTCGCCTGGCTTATCCCAATGCCATATCCATCTCCCCCACATGCAGAGAGTGACCTGACCCAGCAGCACTGGATGAAGGAGGTGATGGAGAAGCTGCAACAGATCAGCCAGAGGCTCAGGCTGATGCTGGCAACCATGGAGGGTGCGTGGAGCTGGCTGGAGAACCATCTGCAGCACCTCTGCGCCATCCCTGGCCCAGCTGGTGAGCTATGCTTTGGTGCTGGAGGGCAGATGGGTGCTGGTTCTTGCTTACCGTCCCACATGTCAGAGCCCAAGTACCACATCCACCTGCATCATACACACTCCTGCTTTCTGCTAACGGTCACGCTACTGGTGCTCATGCTGCCCTGTGcaatcttccttttccttgtctCCAACCCCCTTGGCAAGCTCCTCTGTATCTTGGcattctctgctttcctggtcCTTGACATAACAGATGGGGACAGGTGTGGGGGGATCTGTTTGGGGACATGCCACTCTGAGAGTATCACAGGGGTGAGCTGGGGGTGCTCTACCCTCAACGATGCTCTCACTTCCCTGCAGGGCAGTGcctggtggcagctgcctgacaCAGTGCTGGGGGAGCCTGGCCCATGCTTTGCAGGATGGAGCCCCATCACCAGCTCACCTCCACCCCAGACAAGTGGGATATGGTTGCAGGGAGGAAGAGGCATGGCACCCTTGATTGCTGCTAGGACCCAGCCTGGGTGCCCATCCTGGATGTCCCATCCTGCTGCCATTTGGCAAGGtcccctgggctgggctgccagcccccaggcagAGGGGGctggtgtcatggtttaacctcgGCCAACAACCAAGCCCCACATAGCCACTTactcactcccccccacccagaggggtggggaggagaatcaggaaggaatgtaaaacttgagggttgagataagaacaatttaataatttaaatggcATGAAAATGTAagaacataaattaaaataacgGTAATgtcaataataacaataacaatcataatggaaaggtggggcaaaagggtaaaatccaaaggaaagggagaaaggaaaccaagtgatgcacagtacaactgctcaccacccgctggccgatgcccagccagtcccggAGAAACGATCCCCCCCAGCTAAccccccaagtttatataccaagcatgatgtcccatggtatggaatacctctttggctggttcaggtcacctgtcctggctgtgtcccttcccggtctcttgtgcccctccagcattctggctggcaaggcccaagaaactgtGAAGTCCTTGAGTCTAGTATGAACATTACCCAACAACAACTAGAAACATCAGTGTGGTTATCACCATTGCTCTCACCTGAGagccaaaacagcactgtactagctactaaagaagaaagttaactccgtcccagctgaaaccaggacacctggT from Falco biarmicus isolate bFalBia1 chromosome 3, bFalBia1.pri, whole genome shotgun sequence carries:
- the PYCR3 gene encoding pyrroline-5-carboxylate reductase 3 isoform X1; this encodes MEAVELRVGFVGAGRMAGGLARGLLRAGKVPASNVLASAPSDKNLDAWQESGCRTTHCNLEVLQESTLVFLATKPHILPGVLQEIRPAVGPHHIIVSLAAGVTLQTLQRLLPAGTKVLRLMPNLPCVVQAGAMVFARGSSAGDGEAALLKSLLSSCGLCEEVPESYINIHTGLSGSGVAYVYLFAEALAEGAVKMGMPGGLASRIAAQTLLGAAKIMLETGEHPAKLRGDVCTPGGTTIHALHQLEKGALRATVMNAVEAATNRARDMAED
- the PYCR3 gene encoding pyrroline-5-carboxylate reductase 3 isoform X2, with translation MEAVELRVGFVGAGRMAGGLARGLLRAGKVPASNVLASAPSDKNLDAWQESGCRTTHCNLEVLQESTLVFLATKPHILPGVLQEIRPAVGPHHIIVSLAAGVTLQTLQRAGAMVFARGSSAGDGEAALLKSLLSSCGLCEEVPESYINIHTGLSGSGVAYVYLFAEALAEGAVKMGMPGGLASRIAAQTLLGAAKIMLETGEHPAKLRGDVCTPGGTTIHALHQLEKGALRATVMNAVEAATNRARDMAED